A section of the Humulus lupulus chromosome 2, drHumLupu1.1, whole genome shotgun sequence genome encodes:
- the LOC133819451 gene encoding two-component response regulator ARR2-like isoform X1 — MNLSNGKGSMSTSTSGAGVSDQFPVGLRVLVVDDDPTCLMILEKMLRTCLYEVTKRNRAEHALNLLRENKNGFDVVISDVHMPDMDGFKLLERIGLEMDLPVIMMSADDGKDVVMKGVTHGACDYLIKPVRIEALKNIWQHVVRKKKNEWREIEQSGSVEEGDRQAKPSEEPDYSSSANEGNWRSSKKRKDDEEDGDDRDDSSTLKKPRVVWSVELHQQFVGAVNQLGIDKAVPKKILELMNVPGLTRENVASHLQKYRLYLRRLSGQHQTNMNNSFMSPQDPTFGPMTSLNGMDLQALAVTGQLPAQSLATLQAAGLGRSTPKSGIPLPIVDQRNLFSFENPKLRFGEGQQQHLSNGKPLNLLHGIPTSMEPKQLTNLHQSAQSLGMNMQVNPHGSQNSPLLMQMAQAQSRGPILNESSSGHAPRLPSSVTQPMVTSGVLGRNGISDNGRGSGYNPVMQNSSMLNFPLNQSSELPGNSFPLGNPPSISGLTSKGAFQEDVNSEIKGSAGFMPSYDIFNDLNQHKSNDWDIQNVGLTYDASRQSNSLQGSFDMVNQGFSAGQRNLPVRNQSNPGKAMFSMGENDHGTSQNINQNLNPHLGDHSVRIKSERIPDDIGNDPGFFPEQFGQDDLMSALLKQQQEGIAPAENQFDFDGYSLDNIPV, encoded by the exons ATGAATCTGAGTAACGGGAAGGGATCGATGTCGACTTCAACTTCCGGCGCCGGAGTCTCCGACCAGTTTCCCGTGGGTTTAAGAGTTTTGGTTGTAGATGACGATCCCACTTGTCTCATGATCTTGGAGAAGATGCTTCGAACATGTCTTTATgaag TTACGAAACGCAATCGAGCAGAACATGCCTTGAATTTGCTTCGAGAGAACAAAAATGGGTTTGATGTAGTTATAAGTGATGTTCACATGCCGGACATGGATGGATTCAAACTTCTGGAGCGTATTGGGTTGGAGATGGACTTGCCTGTAATCA TGATGTCTGCGGATGATGGGAAAGATGTTGTGATGAAGGGTGTGACTCATGGCGCTTGTGATTACCTGATCAAACCCGTGCGCATTGAGGCTTTGAAGAACATTTGGCAGCATGttgtgaggaagaagaagaatgaatggAGGGAAATAGAACAGTCCGGGAGCGTCGAAGAAGGAGATCGGCAAGCTAAGCCATCTGAAGAACCAGATTACTCGTCGTCAGCCAATGAAGGGAACTGGAGATCTTCAAAGAAGAGGAAAGATGACGAGGAAGATGGTGATGACAGGGATGACTCATCAACACTAAAGAAACCTCGGGTGGTTTGGTCTGTTGAGCTCCATCAACAATTTGTGGGTGCTGTTAATCAATTGGGCATTGATA AGGCTGTTCCCAAGAAAATCCTAGAGCTGATGAATGTTCCTGGGCTCACTAGAGAAAATGTTGCTAGCCATCTCCAG AAATATCGGTTGTACCTTAGAAGGCTCAGTGGACAACACCAAACAAATATGAATAACTCTTTCATGAGTCCCCAAGATCCAACTTTTGGGCCAATGACATCATTAAATGGTATGGATCTTCAAGCTCTAGCTGTAACGGGTCAACTTCCTGCACAAAGCCTTGCAACGCTACAAGCAGCCGGACTTGGTCGGTCAACACCAAAATCTGGCATACCTTTGCCCATTGTCGACCAACGGAACCTATTTAGCTTTGAAAATCCAAAATTGAGGTTTGGTGAGGGGCAGCAACAACATTTAAGCAATGGTAAACCTTTGAACTTGCTTCATGGAATTCCAACAAGTATGGAGCCAAAACAACTTACTAACTTGCACCAGTCTGCCCAATCTCTTGGGATGAATATGCAAGTCAATCCCCACGGATCCCAAAATAGCCCTCTACTTATGCAGATGGCTCAAGCCCAGTCAAGAGGACCAATTCTAAATGAATCTTCTAGCGGTCATGCTCCCAGGCTTCCATCATCTGTGACGCAGCCTATGGTAACAAGTGGGGTTTTAGGGAGAAACGGAATTTCTGATAATGGCAGGGGATCAGGATACAATCCTGTTATGCAAAACTCTTCAATGTTGAATTTTCCCCTGAACCAATCCTCAGAATTGCCAGGCAACAGTTTCCCTCTTGGAAATCCACCAAGCATATCAGGTCTCACATCTAAAGGGGCATTCCAAGAAGATGTTAACTCAGAAATTAAAGGCTCTGCTGGTTTTATGCCGAGTTATGATATATTTAACGACTTGAATCAACATAAATCTAATGATTGGGACATACAGAATGTAGGATTGACCTACGATGCCTCACGACAATCAAACAGCTTACAAGGTAGCTTCGACATGGTTAATCAAGGATTTTCTGCTGGCCAAAGAAATTTACCAGTTAGGAATCAATCCAATCCTGGCAAGGCTATGTTCTCAATGGGAGAAAATGATCACGGGACCTCACAAAACATTAATCAGAACCTTAATCCTCATCTTGGTGACCACTCAGTAAGGATTAAATCTGAAAGGATTCCTGACGACATAGGTAACGACCCCGGCTTCTTTCCTGAACAATTTGGCCAAGATGATTTAATGAGTGCACTCCTCAAACAG CAGCAAGAAGGCATTGCACCAGCTGAAAATCAGTTTGATTTTGATGGGTATTCCTTGGATAATATTCCTGTGTAG
- the LOC133819451 gene encoding two-component response regulator ARR2-like isoform X2 — MNLSNGKGSMSTSTSGAGVSDQFPVGLRVLVVDDDPTCLMILEKMLRTCLYEVTKRNRAEHALNLLRENKNGFDVVISDVHMPDMDGFKLLERIGLEMDLPVIMMSADDGKDVVMKGVTHGACDYLIKPVRIEALKNIWQHVVRKKKNEWREIEQSGSVEEGDRQAKPSEEPDYSSSANEGNWRSSKKRKDDEEDGDDRDDSSTLKKPRVVWSVELHQQFVGAVNQLGIDKAVPKKILELMNVPGLTRENVASHLQKYRLYLRRLSGQHQTNMNNSFMSPQDPTFGPMTSLNGMDLQALAVTGQLPAQSLATLQAAGLGRSTPKSGIPLPIVDQRNLFSFENPKLRFGEGQQQHLSNGKPLNLLHGIPTSMEPKQLTNLHQSAQSLGMNMQVNPHGSQNSPLLMQMAQAQSRGPILNESSSGHAPRLPSSVTQPMVTSGVLGRNGISDNGRGSGYNPVMQNSSMLNFPLNQSSELPGNSFPLGNPPSISGLTSKGAFQEDVNSEIKGSAGFMPSYDIFNDLNQHKSNDWDIQNVGLTYDASRQSNSLQGSFDMVNQGFSAGQRNLPVRNQSNPGKAMFSMGENDHGTSQNINQNLNPHLGDHSVRIKSERIPDDIGNDPGFFPEQFGQDDLMSALLKQQEGIAPAENQFDFDGYSLDNIPV; from the exons ATGAATCTGAGTAACGGGAAGGGATCGATGTCGACTTCAACTTCCGGCGCCGGAGTCTCCGACCAGTTTCCCGTGGGTTTAAGAGTTTTGGTTGTAGATGACGATCCCACTTGTCTCATGATCTTGGAGAAGATGCTTCGAACATGTCTTTATgaag TTACGAAACGCAATCGAGCAGAACATGCCTTGAATTTGCTTCGAGAGAACAAAAATGGGTTTGATGTAGTTATAAGTGATGTTCACATGCCGGACATGGATGGATTCAAACTTCTGGAGCGTATTGGGTTGGAGATGGACTTGCCTGTAATCA TGATGTCTGCGGATGATGGGAAAGATGTTGTGATGAAGGGTGTGACTCATGGCGCTTGTGATTACCTGATCAAACCCGTGCGCATTGAGGCTTTGAAGAACATTTGGCAGCATGttgtgaggaagaagaagaatgaatggAGGGAAATAGAACAGTCCGGGAGCGTCGAAGAAGGAGATCGGCAAGCTAAGCCATCTGAAGAACCAGATTACTCGTCGTCAGCCAATGAAGGGAACTGGAGATCTTCAAAGAAGAGGAAAGATGACGAGGAAGATGGTGATGACAGGGATGACTCATCAACACTAAAGAAACCTCGGGTGGTTTGGTCTGTTGAGCTCCATCAACAATTTGTGGGTGCTGTTAATCAATTGGGCATTGATA AGGCTGTTCCCAAGAAAATCCTAGAGCTGATGAATGTTCCTGGGCTCACTAGAGAAAATGTTGCTAGCCATCTCCAG AAATATCGGTTGTACCTTAGAAGGCTCAGTGGACAACACCAAACAAATATGAATAACTCTTTCATGAGTCCCCAAGATCCAACTTTTGGGCCAATGACATCATTAAATGGTATGGATCTTCAAGCTCTAGCTGTAACGGGTCAACTTCCTGCACAAAGCCTTGCAACGCTACAAGCAGCCGGACTTGGTCGGTCAACACCAAAATCTGGCATACCTTTGCCCATTGTCGACCAACGGAACCTATTTAGCTTTGAAAATCCAAAATTGAGGTTTGGTGAGGGGCAGCAACAACATTTAAGCAATGGTAAACCTTTGAACTTGCTTCATGGAATTCCAACAAGTATGGAGCCAAAACAACTTACTAACTTGCACCAGTCTGCCCAATCTCTTGGGATGAATATGCAAGTCAATCCCCACGGATCCCAAAATAGCCCTCTACTTATGCAGATGGCTCAAGCCCAGTCAAGAGGACCAATTCTAAATGAATCTTCTAGCGGTCATGCTCCCAGGCTTCCATCATCTGTGACGCAGCCTATGGTAACAAGTGGGGTTTTAGGGAGAAACGGAATTTCTGATAATGGCAGGGGATCAGGATACAATCCTGTTATGCAAAACTCTTCAATGTTGAATTTTCCCCTGAACCAATCCTCAGAATTGCCAGGCAACAGTTTCCCTCTTGGAAATCCACCAAGCATATCAGGTCTCACATCTAAAGGGGCATTCCAAGAAGATGTTAACTCAGAAATTAAAGGCTCTGCTGGTTTTATGCCGAGTTATGATATATTTAACGACTTGAATCAACATAAATCTAATGATTGGGACATACAGAATGTAGGATTGACCTACGATGCCTCACGACAATCAAACAGCTTACAAGGTAGCTTCGACATGGTTAATCAAGGATTTTCTGCTGGCCAAAGAAATTTACCAGTTAGGAATCAATCCAATCCTGGCAAGGCTATGTTCTCAATGGGAGAAAATGATCACGGGACCTCACAAAACATTAATCAGAACCTTAATCCTCATCTTGGTGACCACTCAGTAAGGATTAAATCTGAAAGGATTCCTGACGACATAGGTAACGACCCCGGCTTCTTTCCTGAACAATTTGGCCAAGATGATTTAATGAGTGCACTCCTCAAACAG CAAGAAGGCATTGCACCAGCTGAAAATCAGTTTGATTTTGATGGGTATTCCTTGGATAATATTCCTGTGTAG